The segment TGAATCAGAAACAATTGCACCAGCATCGGCGTCCCGCGTAAGAACTCCACCCATGCGGTGGCAATAAAGCGCAGAATTCTCCATTTGGACATCCGCAGGAGCGAAACCAGGATGCCTAGTACGAAACCGAAGAATACCCCCAGCACCGCAAGCAGCAGTGTGTACTGCAGACCGGATAAGAATAAATTGCGGTACTCATAAGCCATATCGAATATATTCATTGCCCTCAAACCCTCCTCTTCTCAAAAAAATAGAAAACGGCGGATCACCGCCATTTTCTGCATGGTAGAGCATGATCCCGCAGCCGGCTGCGGGCTTATCTTGATCTCCGCTAACCGTATATGCGGCTTCGCGTGTTATTTGCTCTCAGCAAGCTCGCTTGCTGCCGCTACGAATTCATCAATCTTGCCTTCGGAGTTCAGGCGTCCGAGTGTCTTATTCACTTGATCGAGCAGCTCGGTGTTGCCCTTCTTCACACCGATGACATAGCCGTCATCTTCAACCTCCGGCTTGGCATCCGTGATCACGAGGCCCTTGACGTTCTTCACAAAGGACTTGGCAACAGGTCCTTCCATGATGGAAGCATCCACCCGGTTCGACTGCAGCTGCAGGACGATTTCGGAGATTTTGCTGAGGGAGGTCAGCTGTGCGCCTTCGATGCCCTTGGCAATCCCCTCCTGGATGGAACCGGTCTGAATTCCGATCTTGGCGCCCTTCAGTGCGTCCATGCTGGCGAATTTGTCCTTGTCGGCTTCACGCACTACGACAGCCTGCTCTGCCTTATAGTAGATGTCCGAGAGACCTACAGCTTCAGCGCGTTCCGGTGTCGGGCTAAGTCCCGAGATCACCATATCGATCCGGCCGCTCGCCAGCTCATTCAGCAAAGAGTCGAACGGAAGATCCTTAACCTCCAGCTCCTGGCCCAAATCAGCAGCGATCTCCTTGGCAATCTCGATATCGAAACCAACAATCGTATCCGTACCTTCAACCATCTTGTGGAATTCATATGGAGGAAAGTCTGCGCTTGTACCCATAATCAGCTTCTTGGCAGGAGCCTCTGTGCTTGCTGCTCCGCCATTTCCGCTTGCTGCGGTGTTGTTCTTATCATTATTGGAGCCGCATCCGGCCAAGAGTCCTGCTGCCAGCAGCAGCCCCATAGAAAGTTTACCCCATTTGTTCATTTGTTCCGTCTCCCTTACTCTATTTATATTCTATCTCTAATCTGTCCCAATGACTAACTGACCGATTGACCGATTTATTATAAAACACTTCGCATGAATATGCAAAGACGAATTTGTGACAAAAACCTGTTACGAAGACAAAAAAATGCACATCCTATGAAGGTGGTATATAATACTATCTACTATAGATTATCTCCAATTGCCGCACGAATCATTACACTGGCGTATATAGGAAGTATCGTATGTTTCTCAAGCTTCCACCCAACTTACAGGAGGTGCTACTATGCTGCTTGAAGCGATGTACCATGTTCCCCGTGACAAATGGGCCTATGCCTATGATACTGAAACGATTCATCTGCGTGTGCGCACCAAACGAGATGATGTGGACTACGTAGTTGCCCTGACCGGCGACAAGTACGATTGGCAGCATACCTCTTATGATATTATCATGGAGAAGGCCGCCTCCGATGACAAATTCGACTACTGGGAAGCGGCGGTCCGGCCCAAGTATAAGCGGCTTAGCTATACTTTTCGCGTGAGTAAGGGGATGGAGACGGTCTATCTGCTTGATAACGGTATTCGCTCTGAGTGTCCCCCGCCGCCGAATCACTTCTACGAATTTCCTTATATCCACGGGATCGACTTGTTCCGGGTTCCTCCCTGGGCAAAGGATGCCGTGTTCTACCAGATCATGACCGAACGTTTCGCGAATGGCAATCCCCTGATTAACCCGGAAGGCACTCAGCCTTGGGGCGGCAAGCCCGAGCTGAATAATTTCTTCGGCGGAGACCTTCAGGGCGTGCTGGATCATCTGGATGATCTGCAGGAGCTGGGCATCAATGCCCTCTACTTCACGCCGCTGTTCGTCTCCCCTTCCAACCATAAATATGACATTGTGGATTACCGGAGAGTCGACCCGCATTTCGGCGATAATGAGCTGCTGAAGCAGGTCGTCGAGGAATGCCACAGGCGGGGCTTGCGCGTCATGCTTGACGCGGTGTTTAACCATTGCAGCGACCAGTTCCCGCCCTTCCAGGATGTTCTGGCCAAAGGGGAGTATTCAGTCTACCGGGACTGGTTCCATGTGAACTCTTTTCCGGCTGAGATTGCGGACGGTATCCCTACCTATGACACGTTCGGCTTCTACGGCAATATGCCGAAGTTCAACACCGCCAATCATGAAGTAAAATCTTATCTGCTGGAGGTGGCCGAATACTGGATCAAGGAGATCAAGGTAGACGGCTGGCGGCTGGATGTGGCCAACGAGGTGGACCATCACTTCTGGCGCGATTTCCGCAAGGTGGTCAAAGCCGCGAACCCGGATGCCTACATCGTCGGCGAGGTATGGAGCGACTCCTTAACCTGGCTGCTCGGCGACCAGTTCGATTCGGTGATGAACTATCCCTTCTCGGGGACGGTGCTGGAATTCTTCAACGGCGGGATGGACGGCATCACCTTCGGTCACCGG is part of the Paenibacillus sp. FSL M7-0420 genome and harbors:
- a CDS encoding transporter substrate-binding domain-containing protein, translating into MNKWGKLSMGLLLAAGLLAGCGSNNDKNNTAASGNGGAASTEAPAKKLIMGTSADFPPYEFHKMVEGTDTIVGFDIEIAKEIAADLGQELEVKDLPFDSLLNELASGRIDMVISGLSPTPERAEAVGLSDIYYKAEQAVVVREADKDKFASMDALKGAKIGIQTGSIQEGIAKGIEGAQLTSLSKISEIVLQLQSNRVDASIMEGPVAKSFVKNVKGLVITDAKPEVEDDGYVIGVKKGNTELLDQVNKTLGRLNSEGKIDEFVAAASELAESK
- a CDS encoding alpha-glycosidase, encoding MLLEAMYHVPRDKWAYAYDTETIHLRVRTKRDDVDYVVALTGDKYDWQHTSYDIIMEKAASDDKFDYWEAAVRPKYKRLSYTFRVSKGMETVYLLDNGIRSECPPPPNHFYEFPYIHGIDLFRVPPWAKDAVFYQIMTERFANGNPLINPEGTQPWGGKPELNNFFGGDLQGVLDHLDDLQELGINALYFTPLFVSPSNHKYDIVDYRRVDPHFGDNELLKQVVEECHRRGLRVMLDAVFNHCSDQFPPFQDVLAKGEYSVYRDWFHVNSFPAEIADGIPTYDTFGFYGNMPKFNTANHEVKSYLLEVAEYWIKEIKVDGWRLDVANEVDHHFWRDFRKVVKAANPDAYIVGEVWSDSLTWLLGDQFDSVMNYPFSGTVLEFFNGGMDGITFGHRIGGLLMRYPQQTNEVVFNLLGSHDTPRLLTVLGEDKRKLKLTVVFLFTFMGTPCIYYGDEIGLTGHEDPDCRKCMEWDLDKQDRELYGFYRMMINLRKENKALREGRFRILQACEHDPCIVYERADELIHFTVWMNNSPQPRTLSHPMETSDWLDALTGEAVAPERGMMNVALEPYEYRILFRHILEVGSND